The genomic interval TTGTTTCCTTGTTTACGACAAGAACTCATCCACCGACTTCACAACGTTCATGCCTGCCTCAGCAAAACGCGCGTATGCCGCGTCTGCCGCGTTGGTGTGGTCTACCACGTTGGGGACGACGACGGGCGAGGAGCAATCTTCGAGCAGATAGACTTTCTTCGCAAGGGATGAGTCCGTGGCTTGGATGTCGTTGAGCAGGTCTTGCACCGTCCATGCGACGCAGTGACTCTTGGCTTGACCCGCGATGATGAGTTTATCCACTTGTTGAAGTTGCTGGATAAATTTTGGGTTATGCGTGCCAAGAGTCTCGCCCATGGGACCCGTCAGCACTTCGGGACCGATCGCGGAGTAGTTTTCGGTGAAGGGTTTATCGCCCTTCATCGCGATTTCATATTGCGTGTTGCGCGCAATCGAATGGAAGAACAATGCCTCTTCAACAGACGAGACCAGCGCGTGACCGATTCCACCGAGCATGGCGTGATAGGGCCAGACGGTAAGCGCGTATTTGCCTTTCTTCTCCAACTCTTCGGCGTAGTGGATCAACATTTGCTGTCCGTATTCGGGGGCGAGGTTGAATTCATCGGCGAGGGCGGGGTTGAATTTCCATGTACCATCGCGTAGTTTGGCGACATGAATGTCGCTGTACGGGGTGGGGTGATTGCCATCTGAATCCACGAAAAAGATCGCGTGAAAAATTTGCATCGTCTGGTGCGTGTCCATGGTGGCGGTGATGTGGGTGATGTTCGCGAGGTTGCGATAGATGAATTCGCACAAGCGAATGTTA from Candidatus Defluviilinea gracilis carries:
- a CDS encoding isochorismatase — protein: MNERKLPIPEFFDADKVDTVWRIPYEERAKQARDWARLHALTSASVSSTRTHLLLIDAQNTFCIPEFELYVGGRSGRGAVDDNIRLCEFIYRNLANITHITATMDTHQTMQIFHAIFFVDSDGNHPTPYSDIHVAKLRDGTWKFNPALADEFNLAPEYGQQMLIHYAEELEKKGKYALTVWPYHAMLGGIGHALVSSVEEALFFHSIARNTQYEIAMKGDKPFTENYSAIGPEVLTGPMGETLGTHNPKFIQQLQQVDKLIIAGQAKSHCVAWTVQDLLNDIQATDSSLAKKVYLLEDCSSPVVVPNVVDHTNAADAAYARFAEAGMNVVKSVDEFLS